The nucleotide sequence AAACTATTTTTTTCCAGTGAATTATAATTCCGCTAACTATGGCCAGTAGAAAAAAGAAGGCGATAAAACCGGCGATAAAAATTCCGTAAGTTGGGATTTGATGAAAAAAATGTAGTCGATATATAAGTTCTCCAATACTATAAAATTCATAGTAAGTAGATAATTCGTATTTGCGGGTATGCAGATTATAATAAGTAGCGATTTTGTCTTCATCACTCGCAGTTTTGGCTTTCGAACCTGTAAGTCCTACAAACATTTTCTGCTTCACATCTGGCGGAATCATTCTTATATCTCTCCCGCTCAAATTAAGACCTTCCTGCTCTAAAGTTTGCATGGCACGATCATAATCCACATCCGAAGCAATTTCCATATCAACGTTTTCCCCTTTTTCCCATGCGGTAATTTCATCTTTTATAAGAGCAAAAGCGCCACAGAAAAAAATGATAAATAGTGCAGCACTAATTATAATGCCGCTTACTGTATGTAAATGAAAAAATACGTTGTAATTTCTTTTTGCCATATTCAAATAATAGGATGATACAGTTTACCAAAATAAACTCCGCCGTAGAGTAGAAGCGTAATAAGAAAATATATTCCCCAAATTTTCCATCCGTTTTTGAATAAATACGGAATGATAAGTAATACCATCCACAATAAAAACAGCGTGAAAATTGAAGTAATTAGCACTAATTTATGGTCTGGAAGCCAAAAGGCTAATAGCATATGAAATAATGCTGAAATAGCGTAGCCACCAAGAAATCCTGCGGTTAGTTTTGCAAATTTTTGATGAAAAGATTTAGTAAGATGCTTTTTGTTTGCCGGCATAGTTAAACTAGAATTTCAGAAAATAAGCATATAAGAAGAACCAATGATAATATACCGAAAGTGGGAGTTTTAATAGGTCTGCAGATAATAAACAAACTAAAAACCAGGCTCAAAATGCAAATAAAAATAATTAAACCGCTAACTACACCAAAAACTAAATAAAGAAGAAAGTAAGATAACGCCGAAAAAGTAATGCTTGCTATTTTAGATATCCCAATCTGCTCGGCTAACCTTGTCTCCCACGAAGTCTTTTCTATCCTCATTTTTCTAGACAGGTTATAATGACACCAGCATCCCAGCAAGCAAAATACAATAGAAAGCGTAATCATGTTTATTTAGATTAAATCTACGTAGGCAAATATATACTGCTACGTTTAGGTTTCAAAAAAAAATCAGTTTAAATGCTAAAAGTGATACCGAAAACATCCAATTTCTATTTTAAGAATAGATTTCGATACTTTTATAAATGATTTGGGAAAAATGCTATAATCTGCGTCTTTCCCTTTTTATATCTTGTATCGATTATTATGTGAACATTGATTAGAGATCAGCGGAGGTATGGAAACAACAATTTTAATAGTGGGAGCTTCCGGAGAGTTAGGAATGCATCTGGTACAGGAGTCTAAAAAGAAAGGATTTAAAGTTAGAGCACTAACACGATCTGAAGAAGGCTTTGAAAAACTACGAGAACACACCGACGATATTTGGCGTGTGGATGCCAGCTCAGAAAAAAATAAACTTCATGATATTACTAAAGGAGTGGAATATATCGTTTCTGCTTTAGGGAAATCTATTAGTTTGTTTCACCCAACTCCTAACTCTTTTTATGAAAATAACTATAAAGCAAATGCAAATATCATTGCCGATGCCAAAAGAAATAATGTAAAAAGGTTTTTTTATGTGTCGATGAAAGGAGCTGATAGTGCCTCAGAATTTACTATCCCAAGAATGCATAAGAAGGTAGAGGATGAATTAGAGAAATCTGGTTTAGATTATTCCGTTATACGTCCCGTTGGATTTTTTTCGGGATTAGATGATCTGGTTATTATGGCTAAAAGAAAAGTTATACCGTTAATAGGAGATGGCCAAGCTAAAACAAATAGTATTTATCATGGCGATTTAGCAAATTATATAATGACAACTTTTTTGGATCTTCCTAAGCTTATAGAAATAGGAGGTCCATCCATTCATACGAGAGAAGAGATGGCAGAGATGATTCAGAAACATGTTGGTGGAAAAATTATTAAATTACCTACTGGCTTAGCTAAAGTAGGAAGTAATGTTTCAAAATTAATAAGCAAAGAGCAATTTGGGCATAAACTATCATATTTTACATATATCATGACCCACGATATGATTGCTTCAAAAAGAGGATTTTTGACTTTTGATGATTATCTGCAAAATGTAGACCTGAACGAAATTAAATAAAATTTGGAAAAGTAAAAATTATGCAGGATTATGATGCTGTAATTGTAGGAAGCGGTACGAATGGTATAGCAGCTGCAATTTATCTTCAGCAAAAAGGATTAAAAACATTAATTATAGAGGCGAAGCCTGAACCAGGAGGAGCTACAAAAACAGGAGAATTAACTTTACCAGATTTTCAGCATGATATAGGATCTGCGGTATTACCAATGGCCTATAGTTCTCCTTTCTTCGAAAAATTGCCTTTAGAAAAATATGGATTAAAATGGATATTTCCTGAAATTCCTTTCGTACAAACGCTAGAAAATGGCGATGCAGTAGCCTGTTATCAAGATGTTGCTAAAACTGCAAGTGATCTTGGCGAAGACGAAAAGGCTTATAATAAATTGATGAAGCCTTTAGTTAAAGATTGGTCAAAAATAGTTAATGATATTTTAGGCCCATTAGGAATACCCGAGCATCCTATAAAATTTATGAACTTCGGAAGACATGCGTTACTTCCGGCGAAGACGTTAGCAAATCTTACTTTTAAAACTTCAAAAGCTAAATCTTTATTTTACGGTGCAGCAGCGCATTCTACCTTGCCGCTTACCAATTTAGCCTCCGCATCTTTTGGTTTAGTATTAACGATTATGGCGCACCAAAATGGTTGGCCTTTTCCAGAAAAAGGGGTCTCCTCTTTAATTAATGTGTTACTTGCTTACTATAAAGATTTAGGAGGTACAGTTTTGCTGAATAAGACAATTACTAAAACTAGTCAGATTCCTTCAAAAATACAGTTATTCGACCTTACTCCTAAACAGCTTTTAGAGATTGAAGGTTTGGACTTTAGTACCACATATCGCAAAAGATTATCGAATTTTAATTATGGCTCTGGTGTATTTAAAATTGATTGGGCACTAGATGAACCTATTCCTTTTTTGAATGAAAAATGTAGAAAAGCCGGAACCATACATGTTGGTTTTAGTCCTGAGGAAATAGAAGTTTCAGAAAAAGTAATTTCTGAAGGAAAAATATCGGAGAAACCTTATGTGTTACTGGTGCAACCAAGTATTTTTGATTCTACTCGCACACCTGAAAACAAACATACAGCTTGGGCTTATTGTCATGTTCCTCACGGGAGCAAAGAAGATTGTACCGATTTAATTGAACAGCAAATTGAAAAAGCAGCTCCTGGATTTAAAAAAACTATTTTAAAACGTTCGGTTATGAATACGGCACAATTAGAAATCTTTAATCCTAATATCGTAGGTGGAGATATTAATGGTGGTCGACAGGATATTACACAGCTTTTTACGAGACCTGTAGCGAAAATTTCCCCTTATAAAACCTCTATCGATACAGTTTATATCTGTTCATCTTCAACTCCCCCGGGTGGAGGCGTACACGGAATGGGAGGCGTGAATGCTGCTAAACAAGCAATGAAAGATCATTTCTGATTTTTATAAAAAAAAGTAATTATTAAACCTATTCTATAATTGACATATCTAAAGATAAAGTCACTTTTTCACAAGCCTTTTAAATCTTTATATATTTGATTTCCTTTAAGAAAATACCCTTTATGCGCATACAAAACGCTTATCAAAATAATTTAAAAAATATATCATTAGAAATTCCCGAAAATCGCTTAATCGTGGTGACCGGATTATCGGGTTCTGGGAAATCATCTTTAGCGATGGGCGTAATTGGGAATGAGGGTTACCGCTATTTTTTAGAAAGTTTACCAGCCTATAATCAGCAAAATGCTACTGGTATTCCAACGGCAGAAGTCGATACAATTGCTGAACTTCCTCCGGTGATTAAGGTTGAACAGTCCAAAAGATTTCAGTCGATAAATGCTACTTTCGGAACACTTTCAGAATTAACTCCAATTTTCAGGATTTTATTTGCTCGTTATTCCGCAGAAGAAAAAATGAGTAAATCACTATTTTCATTCAATCATCCAAAAGGCGCTTGCGATTACTGCCGAGGCATAGGAGAAGCTGAATATATCGATTTGGAAAAATTGGTTGGCGACGAAAACAAAACGCTGCGGGAAGGAGCTATTGTGACTACCTTGCCAGGCGGTTACATTGTATATTCACAGGTTACCGTAGAGGAGCTAAATAAAGTATGTGAAGCACATGGATTTAATGTAGATATTCCTTGGAAAGATTTGAGCGCTGAGCAACAAAATGTAATTTTGAATGGAAGCGATCGTATTCAGGTTTACTACGGAAAACATAGCTTGGAGTCTCGACTGCGGTGGGAAGGTTTTAAAGCAAAACCCCGTGAAATAGGCTATTACAAAGGAATATTACCTATTATGATCAATATTCTTCGTTTAGATAGGAACAAAAGTATTCTACGTTTTGTAAGCTCTAAAAAATGTCCAAAATGTAATGGTGCGAGAATAAAGCCTGAGCATTTGAAATTTAAATGGAAAGGACTAAATTTTCAGGAATGGATGGAGTTGCCGCTTCAGCAGTTGTTTGATAAACTGAAAAGCTTGACGCTGAATGGTGGCGAGAAGGTTTTGGTTGAAAAATTATGTACACAGTTGTATGATTTTATTCGGCTAGGAATGGATCATTATAAGTTAAGTACGCCAAGTACGCAAATTTCATCTGGAGATGGGCAGCGTATTAAACTTATAAAACAAGTAAATAGCAGTTTGCAAGGTATTTTATATGTTTTTGATGAACCATCTATAGGTTTATCTCCTGCTTATCAAAAGCATTTATACCATATTTTACATCGATTAATTAGCCGTGGGAATACGGTGATGGTTGTAGAACATGATCTGAATTTAATTCAGAAATCGGATTGGATTTTGGAATTAGGACCTAAAGCGGGAATTGAAGGTGGAGAAGTTATTTTTAATGGTTCAACAGAAAAATTTCTTCAAGCAGATGTAACGAATAGTCCTACTTTAGAAGTTTTAAAAGCCGAACCTTCAGCGGTAAGTTCCGAACAAAAAATAGTCAGCATTGACGATTTTCAACCAAAAACAAATGGACTTTCGGTTATAAGTAGAAAAACAGCAGCAGTTGTACAGCATCTGCAAGATTATTGTGAGAAAGCAAATGTAAATCGGCTTACCGTATCCGATCAGCCCATTGGGAAAACTCCGCGGAGTAATCCGGCAACGTATACTGGAATTGCCGATAAAATACGCGATTTATTAGCTAAAACTTCAGAAGCAAAAACATTACAACTTACTAAAAGTGCTTTTTCATTCAACAATAAAGCAGGACGTTGCGAGCGTTGCGAAGGTGCGGGTGTAATTACATTATCAATGAGTGTAATGGGAACCATCAATCAAACGTGCCCTACTTGTAATGGGAAACGGTTTAAACCTGAAGTGTTAAAAGTTTCCTGGAATAAAAAAAATATCGCTGAAATCTACAATTTGAGTATTTCAGAAGCTTTTGAATTTTTTAAAGAAGAAAAAAAGTTAGCCGAAATACTATCGTTAATGATTCGGTTAGGATTAGGCTATATAAAACTTGGTCAGCCTTCAAACACCTTATCAGGAGGAGAAGCTCAACGAATAAAACTGACTAAACATTTCGCAAAACCGGCTAAAAATACACTTATAATATTAGAAGAGCCTAGTATTGGGTTGCATCAACTAAATGTGATACAATTATTAGAGGCGCTGCAGCAGCTTAAAATCCAAACTGCAGGAATTGTTTGTTTTGAAAATCATGCTTTATTTCAATCAAGCTGCGATGTTTTAGTTGATAATTCAGAAAAAAATAAGGAGAAAGAATCGATTATTGATGAGGTTGAGCAAACTCAGCATATTTCTATTAAAGGAGCTCGAACGCATGCTTTAAAAGATATAAATATTAGTTTCCCGAAAGAGCAATTAAGTGTAGTAACCGGAATTTCTGGTTCGGGAAAATCGTCTCTAGTAATCGATACCCTGCATGGTTACGGAATGCAAGAAATGAGTAAACAATTTTCGAGCTATCAGCAAAATCGAGTAGGAGTTAACTATCAATTTGAAGTAGACCATATTAATGGATTAACTCCGAGTATTTGTGTGACTCGTAAAGAAAAAAACTTTTCAGATCGATCTGATATTGCCAAACAAACCGATATTGATAAAAGTTGGCGCTTTGTTTTTTCTCGAAAAGCACAATTTGATGGCCACGAATGGTCGGCAAGCCATTTTTCTACAAATCATGAATTGGGTAAATGTGGGGTTTGTGATGGATTAGGAGAAGAATTATTACCAGATGTTTCTAAACTTGTAGTAGATGAAAATTTAAGTATTGTTGAAGGTTTATTTGAACATAATAAAGCCTTGTTTTATTACGGACAAGCCGGCGGACAGTACATGGCAATTGTTGAAGTAATCGGCAAAGCTTATGGTTTTAGTTTACAAACTCCTTTTAAAGATTTAAATGAAGTACAAAAAGATATAATTTTTAAGGGAATACCCGATAAGACTTGGGAAGCCGAATGGCATTTTAAAACCAAATCTAGGGAAGGAACACAACAAGTAAAAATGGTCTGGAAAGGACTATTTACGTATTTGATGGATGAATATTTTTTGACACGGAAGAATAAGAATATTCAACATTTACGAAGTTTATTATCTACTTCGAAATGTAGCCATTGTGAAGGAAGTGGTTTGAAACTGGAACGCTTAAAAGTTCTCATAGATAAAAAATCTATTTACGATTTAAAGTTGATGGATTTTAATGAATTTGAAAAATGGATTTCAGAAGCTAAACCGAGTACTGAAATAGATAAGCAATTACTTGAAAAACTTCAGGAGCATCTTTCACATACCTTGAAGCGAGCAAGACAGTTACATATCGATCATCTACAATTGAACCGAAAATCGAGTACACTTAGTGGAGGAGAGCAACAACGAGTTTCGCTTATAAAACAACTCAACAGTCCGCTAAAAGGAATTACATATTTATTGGATGAACCTTCTGCAGGATTATCGGAACAAAATATACCCGATTTAATCGATTTGCTAAAAGGATTAGTGGCCAAAGGAAATACAGTAATTGTTATTGAGCATCATAAAGAATTACTTTTAGCAGCCGATAATTTAGTGCAAATAGGACTAAATGCAGGAACAAACGGAGGAGCAGTTACTTTCCAAGGCAGCCCAGAAGAGTATCTAAAAACGGCTGAATGTCATCCCTATTTGAAATCATCGAAAACCGATTTAGAATTAAAATCGGCAGATTCTAAAATTTCAATTCAGAAATTAGCTAAACATTCGCTTGTGAAAGATTCGTTAGCAATTCCGGCAAAAGGAATTACTGCTATTACCGGAAAATCGGGAATAGGGAAAACTACTATGGTAAAAGATATTTTAATACCAAGCATTGAGGAAGGAGAAGCGATAAACTGCGAAACCATTCAATTCCCCAAAGAATATAGAGGCGCTCAATATTTCCAGCCTAAAAAGCTACAAGCTCATAATGCTACATTATTAGTTTCGTATTTAGATCTATTAAGAGTAATCGGCAAAGTATTCGCTAAAGAAAGCGGATTAAAAGCAAAAGATTTTTCTTATAAAACAAAATCGAGTCAGTGTCCTAATTGCAAAGGATCAGGGTATGTAGAAACAAGTTTAGATGTTGCTGCTAATTATATCGAGATTTGTGAAGTCTGTAATGGAAATCGCTATAGAGAAGAAATTTTAAGGTATAAGGTAGCCTCAAGAAATATAGCTGAGGTGTTAGCAATGAGTTTAGAAGAATTTAAAGAGTGGTTAGCAGTTACAGATATGCCTTCAAAAATACTTCAGTTAATAGAAGAATTAGAAGAAATAGGCTTAGCTCATCTTCGTTTAGAGCAACCGGTAAAATCGCTTTCTTCTGGGGAAAAACAACGATTATTACTCTTAAATTGGTTTCAGAATAAAACTGAAAATGAATTATTGATTTTGGATGAACCCAGCACCGGGTTGCATTATGCAGATATCGATTTATTATTTACAATGCTTTTAAAACTTAGTCAGACCAACGATTTATTAGTAATCGACCATAATCAATACTTATTACAGAAAATTGGAGTAGGAGTGGTGCTTA is from Zunongwangia endophytica and encodes:
- a CDS encoding phytoene desaturase family protein; amino-acid sequence: MQDYDAVIVGSGTNGIAAAIYLQQKGLKTLIIEAKPEPGGATKTGELTLPDFQHDIGSAVLPMAYSSPFFEKLPLEKYGLKWIFPEIPFVQTLENGDAVACYQDVAKTASDLGEDEKAYNKLMKPLVKDWSKIVNDILGPLGIPEHPIKFMNFGRHALLPAKTLANLTFKTSKAKSLFYGAAAHSTLPLTNLASASFGLVLTIMAHQNGWPFPEKGVSSLINVLLAYYKDLGGTVLLNKTITKTSQIPSKIQLFDLTPKQLLEIEGLDFSTTYRKRLSNFNYGSGVFKIDWALDEPIPFLNEKCRKAGTIHVGFSPEEIEVSEKVISEGKISEKPYVLLVQPSIFDSTRTPENKHTAWAYCHVPHGSKEDCTDLIEQQIEKAAPGFKKTILKRSVMNTAQLEIFNPNIVGGDINGGRQDITQLFTRPVAKISPYKTSIDTVYICSSSTPPGGGVHGMGGVNAAKQAMKDHF
- a CDS encoding ATP-binding cassette domain-containing protein → MRIQNAYQNNLKNISLEIPENRLIVVTGLSGSGKSSLAMGVIGNEGYRYFLESLPAYNQQNATGIPTAEVDTIAELPPVIKVEQSKRFQSINATFGTLSELTPIFRILFARYSAEEKMSKSLFSFNHPKGACDYCRGIGEAEYIDLEKLVGDENKTLREGAIVTTLPGGYIVYSQVTVEELNKVCEAHGFNVDIPWKDLSAEQQNVILNGSDRIQVYYGKHSLESRLRWEGFKAKPREIGYYKGILPIMINILRLDRNKSILRFVSSKKCPKCNGARIKPEHLKFKWKGLNFQEWMELPLQQLFDKLKSLTLNGGEKVLVEKLCTQLYDFIRLGMDHYKLSTPSTQISSGDGQRIKLIKQVNSSLQGILYVFDEPSIGLSPAYQKHLYHILHRLISRGNTVMVVEHDLNLIQKSDWILELGPKAGIEGGEVIFNGSTEKFLQADVTNSPTLEVLKAEPSAVSSEQKIVSIDDFQPKTNGLSVISRKTAAVVQHLQDYCEKANVNRLTVSDQPIGKTPRSNPATYTGIADKIRDLLAKTSEAKTLQLTKSAFSFNNKAGRCERCEGAGVITLSMSVMGTINQTCPTCNGKRFKPEVLKVSWNKKNIAEIYNLSISEAFEFFKEEKKLAEILSLMIRLGLGYIKLGQPSNTLSGGEAQRIKLTKHFAKPAKNTLIILEEPSIGLHQLNVIQLLEALQQLKIQTAGIVCFENHALFQSSCDVLVDNSEKNKEKESIIDEVEQTQHISIKGARTHALKDINISFPKEQLSVVTGISGSGKSSLVIDTLHGYGMQEMSKQFSSYQQNRVGVNYQFEVDHINGLTPSICVTRKEKNFSDRSDIAKQTDIDKSWRFVFSRKAQFDGHEWSASHFSTNHELGKCGVCDGLGEELLPDVSKLVVDENLSIVEGLFEHNKALFYYGQAGGQYMAIVEVIGKAYGFSLQTPFKDLNEVQKDIIFKGIPDKTWEAEWHFKTKSREGTQQVKMVWKGLFTYLMDEYFLTRKNKNIQHLRSLLSTSKCSHCEGSGLKLERLKVLIDKKSIYDLKLMDFNEFEKWISEAKPSTEIDKQLLEKLQEHLSHTLKRARQLHIDHLQLNRKSSTLSGGEQQRVSLIKQLNSPLKGITYLLDEPSAGLSEQNIPDLIDLLKGLVAKGNTVIVIEHHKELLLAADNLVQIGLNAGTNGGAVTFQGSPEEYLKTAECHPYLKSSKTDLELKSADSKISIQKLAKHSLVKDSLAIPAKGITAITGKSGIGKTTMVKDILIPSIEEGEAINCETIQFPKEYRGAQYFQPKKLQAHNATLLVSYLDLLRVIGKVFAKESGLKAKDFSYKTKSSQCPNCKGSGYVETSLDVAANYIEICEVCNGNRYREEILRYKVASRNIAEVLAMSLEEFKEWLAVTDMPSKILQLIEELEEIGLAHLRLEQPVKSLSSGEKQRLLLLNWFQNKTENELLILDEPSTGLHYADIDLLFTMLLKLSQTNDLLVIDHNQYLLQKIGVGVVLS
- a CDS encoding SDR family oxidoreductase, which produces METTILIVGASGELGMHLVQESKKKGFKVRALTRSEEGFEKLREHTDDIWRVDASSEKNKLHDITKGVEYIVSALGKSISLFHPTPNSFYENNYKANANIIADAKRNNVKRFFYVSMKGADSASEFTIPRMHKKVEDELEKSGLDYSVIRPVGFFSGLDDLVIMAKRKVIPLIGDGQAKTNSIYHGDLANYIMTTFLDLPKLIEIGGPSIHTREEMAEMIQKHVGGKIIKLPTGLAKVGSNVSKLISKEQFGHKLSYFTYIMTHDMIASKRGFLTFDDYLQNVDLNEIK